In Zonotrichia leucophrys gambelii isolate GWCS_2022_RI chromosome 14, RI_Zleu_2.0, whole genome shotgun sequence, a single window of DNA contains:
- the RMI2 gene encoding recQ-mediated genome instability protein 2: MAGAALGPPGPPVKVLAAQLRRAERGAGGTWELRRAAAGRAPLALRAVWMQGTVLEVQRGAEGGTARLQDGSGAFTVLGVEQVPQGRPCLSAGKYVMVMGVVRSCSPEPILRAIKMTDLSENPIHKNMWNLEVEDLHRVIP, from the exons ATGGCCGGGGCGGCGCtgggcccgccgggcccgccGGTGAAGGTGCTGGCGGCGCAGCTGCGGCGGGCGGAGCGCGGCGCGGGCGGCACCTGGGAGCTGCGGCGGGCTGCGGCGGGCCGGGCTCCGCTGGCCCTGCGGGCCGTGTGGATGCAGGGCACCGTGCTCGAGGTGCAGCGCGGCGCCGAAGGCGGCACGGCCCGGCTGCAGGACGGCAGCGGCGCCTTCACCGTGCTGGGCGTGGAGCAGGTGCCGCAGGGCCGGCCGTGCCTCAGCGCAG GGAAGTATGTAATGGTGATGGGTGTGGTGCGGTCCTGCAGTCCGGAGCCCATTCTTCGAGCAATAAAGATGACAGATCTCTCTGAAAACCCCATTCATAAGAATATGTGGAACCTTGAAGTGGAGGATTTGCACAGAGTCATCCCCTAA